One genomic region from Rosa rugosa chromosome 1, drRosRugo1.1, whole genome shotgun sequence encodes:
- the LOC133724881 gene encoding uncharacterized protein LOC133724881, whose protein sequence is MADSMKQFQKILIEHETQAEHLFLAKHQLVENDRVRNGNREALTSLRKIARTTKTSVPSPFESMMKEIGGAQSRPLVKEVCPTCGNHDSNERTWMMFPGTDVFARIPFHAAHTILEKDQEQLDFDSRRLQSTMKEKSLVLSETGALADKICPGVLKSLVNLTDKPS, encoded by the exons ATGGCCGATAGCATGAAGCAATTCCAGAAAATCTTAATTGAGCATGAGACTCAAGCTGAGCACCTCTTTCTAGCTAAACACCAG CTGGTTGAAAATGATAGGGTGAGGAATGGGAACAGAGAAGCACTTACATCTTTGAGGAAGATAGCTCGAACAACAAAAACTAGTGTTCCATCTCCTTTTGAGTCGATGATGAAGGAGATTGGAGGAGCTCAATCAAGACCTCTGGTGAAGGAGGTATGCCCCACTTGTGGCAACCATGACTCAAATGAGCGCACATGGATGATGTTCCCTGGAACTGATGTCTTTGCAAGGATTCCATTTCATGCTGCACATACCATCTTGGAGAAAG ATCAAGAACAACTCGACTTTGATTCCAGAAGGCTACAGAGCACCATGAAGGAGAAATCTCTTGTGCTTTCAGAAACAGGAGCCCTTGCTGACAAGATCTGTCCTGGTGTGCTGAAATCCTTGGTGAACCTGACAGACAAACCTAGCTGA